From the Salvelinus alpinus chromosome 12, SLU_Salpinus.1, whole genome shotgun sequence genome, the window TTATATCAACTTTACTTGTGgtgttcctctgggtttaatTCTCAACCCTTTCTATTATATCAACTTTACTTGTGGTGTTCCTCGGGGTTTAATTCTCAACCCTTTCTATTATATCAACTTTACTTGTGGTGTTCCTCGGGGTTTAATTCTCAACCCTTTATATTATATCAACTTTACTTGTGGTGTTCCTCGGGGTTTAATTCTCAACCCTTTCTATTATATCAACTTTACTTGTGGTGTTCCTCGGGGTTTAATTCTCAACCCTTTCTATTATATCAACTTTActtgtggtgttcctcagggtatAATTCTCAACCCTTTCTTGTTCTCCCTGCACATGCTACTGTTGTTATAAACATGCCACTAGATGTTTTGaattatacatatattttttcttctgATAATCACCCAACTATATGTGACTACATTTTAACCAATCAATTACACAGTTGGGTGTTTTAACCAAATGTATAGTAGACACAGAATAGTCAAATTACAAAATGTATACAGCTGGACCAATCTAATAGATACCTTACTTTTGGGGGATTTATTTAGCTTGGATTCAAGATCTGTGAGATCTGAGATGAGAATATCAGGACTATTTTTAGCTCATGAGATTAATTAGGAATTATGAAAAGAGAGTAATTGTGCATATCCAAACATGCCAGAGGAGCTGAATAAATAATTGGGGAGTTTCCTGCCCAAATGGGATCTTCGactgaaggttagtgaaaatacATCATTATACAGGTGACCTGACGAAGATCATATCATGCTGGTTGAAACGTTGTTTAAACTTTGTCGCTGTATCTTAAGCTTCAGTAGATGATCACATTTTGGTTGTAGCAAACTGTGATTGCACATTTGCTTCCTTTTCTCAATATAGAACATAAACTTTCACTGCTTTATCAAAGTTTAGAATTATCTTTTAGTCAGCCCCTCACCCTATAGGGTTCATTCTTTGTTTGTTTATTCCTGTGAATGTGTAGTACAAATACTACACCTATCTGTGTTCATGTACAGAGCACACGGCTAAGCTACAGTAAACATACTAAATATAGCAGCCTTGCCATTTAGCCACTATGTTTGACAACTTTGACTTGGTGATTGACAGCGAAGAGCAGCACTGCCAaagtaggtgggtgggtgggttgacTTGCCTGGGGCCCGTCCAACTCTACttaactctctctcgctctgtagtGCAACATCCATTAAATATGAAGTGCATTGGTTCCTGGAGAAGCTTTCCTGTAAACCAGGCTAAAACTGAGTGGCAATAAAAAAGTGATGAGGTGCACAGGGGTGCAGCGTGGATTAAGCAGAAATAGGATTATAATAGGACATTGATTTACCTTAACACTGTCTCTGTTTACCTTCCAGCTAATACTCTGCTTTTCCCTCATCCCCTCGCCCaactctctaatctctctctttctctccctctcgccatccatccatccagcacGTCTTCCGCCCATCCGAGTGGAGGAGTCCAGCTTCTCTCAGGACCTACAGTGGCTGCTGGAGCGCGGCGTCCAGTTTGCCGATGTAGCCTTCTACGCTGGGGACTCTGGGAAGGAGCTGGGCTGGGGGCATGCCGCCGTCCTCTGTGCTGTCAGCCCCTACTTCAGACAGCTGTTGCTGGGGCCCAAGGCCAGGGAAAGGCCCATCTCTCGTTGCGCCTGCCGGGGGGACGGCCGGGGAGACGGGGGACCCCCATCACTGCTCTCCACCTGGGATGGGGGTCTGGGCAAAGAGGACGGGTTGCGGCCTGATGGGCATCTGGCTGGACGGCTATCACGCCTGGTGGTAAAGGACCCGCtgctgtgcctgtgcctgtgggAGACGCTCATGTTCCTCTACCGAGGTAAACTACTGGTTCAAGTGCTGTTTGCTATAAGCACATGGAGCAGAGATAGAAAGCGAGGCTGTAGCTACAGTGGGCTCCacaattactggcacccctgactggcaatgcacaaacaatacttaaaaaaatattaacaatataattatagagataaactcaaaataccaacatgtgagaaatactgtactttaatgtttcaatggaacccaccaaaatcatacaattatttaatacaaaatacatttcaccaaaatcaaggtttcataattattggcactcctcatttagtacttagtgccaccacctctggcaaggataacagcatggtcttttcctgtaatgtttgacaaggttaaggaacacatttggagggattttggaccattcctctatgcagatcctttcaagatccttcacattcttgggtttgtgcttatcaactgccctcttcaactcagcccacaggttttcgattggattgaggtccggcgactgagatggccatggcagaacattgattttgttgtcacagaaccatttctgtgtggatcttgaggtatgttttgggtcattgtcttgttggaaagtccacATACGGCCAAGTTccagccttctggcagaggcaaccagattgtcagccaaaattgcctggtacttggtggaattcattatgccatcaatcttaaccagtgcccctggacctctggaattaaaacagccccaaaacatcactgacccaccaccatatttcaccgtgagtatgaggtgcctctccttgtatgcatctctgtttcgacgccaaacatgctgatgctgtatctgaccaaaacgttacattttggtctcatctgaccagagcaccttcttccaatCATAATTTAAAttacgtttggcaaactccaagcgcttgcgtctgtgtcttggggtcattaagggctttcttctggcaacccttccaaaaagcctgtggttgtggaggtggcgtctgatAGTGCTTTTTTAAATCTGGTGACCCCAAGacgccaccaaggcctgcaattctttcacagtgattcttggggattttgttgcttctctcacGATCCCCCTCCCTATCCTGGGGGGCAAAATGCATTTGCGTCTTCTACCCGTGAGGttttcaactgttccatatctttttacatttttaataattGCCCCAACACTGCTCAGTGGTATATTCAGTCGTTTGTGGATCTTCTTTACCAGAttaatgattaattaattaattaattaccaGATTAATGAAGGTCTACGACCATCTGTCTTTTTTGAACTGCCAGTTATTTTGTTTTCTTCATGATGTTGGATGACAAAGGGATATTGCATGcgtgttacctcatttttataaCCTAGCAAAAaaggaagtgatgtaatggctcaatATACGTAGTTCCTTGACACTTAGATACACTTAAATAAGTGGAATTTAATTCCTGGTTTaattttggtagatgttatttacaataatattTAAGGGTGCCATTCATTTTGAAACCTTGATTTGGAAGACAttgatttttaattaaatcaattaATTATTTAGttgggttccattgaaacattaataaagtacagtatttttcacatgttggtattttgagtttctctataattatattattattattattatataagtattgtttgtgcattgccagtcaggggtgccagtaattttggagcccactgtaagTGAGATAATGTTGTCTTCTTTTACAATGGATAATTTACCATCACTGTATGAAACCTACTGCTACGACTATCTGCAGTCTCCATTCTGTGTGTTtctaatctaattttatttgtcacgtgccgaatacaacaagtgtatactttcccaacaatgcagttaaaaatacAATTATCAAATAgataaaaattaaataataaaatacacaataaaataacaataacgaggctatttacaggctgtatacaaggagcactggtaccgagtcagtgtactGGGGTACAAGGTAGTTGGGATGaatgattgaggtaatatgtacatttagGTTAGGTGATAGTACTTTAATCAATGtacatgtacactatatatacaaaagtacgtggacacctcttcaaattattggatttggctatttcagccacacctgttgctgacaggtgtataaacttgagcacacagccatgcaatctccatagacaaacactgttagtagaatggccttactgaagagctcagtgactttcaacatagtaccgtcataggatgctacctttccgactggtcagtttgtcaaatttctgccctactagagctgccccagtcaactgtaagtgctgttattgtgaagtggaaaagtctaggagcaacaacggctcagcaacaaagtggtaggccacacaagctcacagaatgggaccgcaggGTGCTGGAacacgtagcgtgtaaaaattgtctgtcctcagttgcatcACTCACTACCGTGTTACAAACTTCCTCTGGCAGCATCGTCAGCACAAGACCTGTTCGAGCTtcctgaaatgggtttccatggccgagcaagaGTGACTggctgagcatgtgtgtgtgtgtatgtgtgtctgcagCTAAATATATTTGTCTAAATGGCATCTCTGTGAATTGCTTGTGTGTGGGCTCACATGCAcacctgtgtgtgagagaaagtggGGATATTTGAGAAACAGAATGCAATGGAATAACTACACTTATTaaaacacccgtctcaacgtcaacagtgaagaggcgactctgggatgctggccttctaggcagagttgcaaagaaaaagccatatctcagactggccaataaaaatgaaagattaagatgggtaaaagaacacagacactggacagaggaactctgcccagaaggccagcattccggagtcgcctcttcactgttgaagttgagactggtgttttgcgggtactatttaatgaagctgtcagttgaggacttgtgaggcgtctgtttctcaaactagacacgctaatgtacttgtcctcttgctcagttgtgcaccggggcctcccactcctctttctattctggttagagccagtttgtgctgttctgtgaagggagtagtacacagcgttgtacgagatcttcagtttcctggcaatttcttgcatggaatagccttcatttctcagaacaagaaaagactgacgagtttcggaagagagttctttgtttctggccattttgagcctgtaatcgaacccacaaatgatgatgctccagataatcaactagtctaaagaaggccagttttattgctttttaatcaaaacaacaattttcagctgtgctagcataattgcaaaatagttttctaatgatcaattagccttttaaaatggtaaacttggattagctaacacaactttccattgaaacacaggagggATTGTTgcagataatgggcctctgtacgcctatgtaggtaTTCCACGAAAATCtgatgtttccagctacaatagtcatttacaacattaactatgtctacactgtatttctgatcaatttgatgttattttaatggacaaaagatttgcttttctttaaaaaacaaggacattttctaagtgacaccaaacgtgtgtgtgtgtatatacagtggggagaacaagtatttgatacactgccgattttgcaggttttcctacttacaaagcatgtagaggtctgtaatttttatcataggtacacttcaactgtgagagacggaatctaaaacaaaaatccagaaaatcacattgtatgatttttaagtaattaatttgcattttattgcatgacataagtatttgatcacctaccaaccagtaagaattccggctctcacagacctgttagtttttctttaagaagccctcctgttctccactaattacctgtattaactgcacctgtttgaactcgttacctgtataaaagacacctgtccacacactcaatcaaacagactccaacctctccacaatggccaagaccagagagctgtgtaaggacatcagggataaaattgtagacctgcacaaggctgggatgggctacaggacaataggcaagcagcttagtgagaaggcaacaactgttggcccaattattagaaaatggaagaagttcaagatgacggtcaatcaccctcagtctggggctccatgcaagatctcacctcgtgggggcatcaatgatcatgaggaaggtgagggatcagcccagaactacactgcaggacctggtcaatgacctgaagagagctgggaccacagtctcaaagaaaaccattagtaacacactacaccgtcatggattaaaatcctgcagcgcacgcaaggtccccctgctcaagccagcgcatgtccaggcccgtcagaagtttgccaatgaacatctggatgatccagaggaggaatgggagaaggtcatgtggtctgatgagacaaaaatagagctttttggtctaaactccactcgccgtgtttggaggacaaccccaagaacaccatcccaaccgtgaagcatggaggtggaaacatcattctttggggatgcttttctgcaaaggggacaggacgactgcaccgtattgaggggaggatggatggggccatgtattgcgagatcttggccaacaacctccttccctcagtaagagcattgaagatgggtcgtggctgggtcttccagcatgacaacgacccaaaacacacagccagggctactaaggagtggctccgtaagaagcatctcaaggtcctgcagtggcctagccagtctccagacctgaacccaatagaaaatctttggagggagctgaaagtccgtattgcccagcgacagccccgaaacctgaaggatctggagaaggtctgtatggaggagtgggccaaaatccctgctggagtgtgtgcaaacctggtcaagaactacaggaaacgtaggatctctgtaattgcaaacaaaggtttctgtaccaaatattaagttctgcttttctgatgtatcaaatacttatgtcatgcaataaaatgcaaattaattacttaaaaatcatacaatgtgattttctggatttttgttttagattccgtctctcatagttgaagtgtacctatgataaaaattacagacctctacatgctttgtaagtaggaaaacctgcaaaatcggcagtgtatcaaatacttgttctccccactgtatatatatgttaaTGTTTATATAtaagtctgtctgtttctgtggtATATATGAGTGTTTGTGTGCCTGTGGTTCTGGTGTGATCCAGGGGCGTGGGAGTGGGAGCACCTCCAGGAGGCCATGGGGGAGAAGCTTAACAACTCTCTGGCCGTGGCTCAACTCATGGACCGCATCCGCTCCTTCCTGGGCAGAGACAAGGTGACCCAGAGGCTTGAACAGATacaaatgcacgcacgcacgcacacaccctaACCCCGATATAACACAAtatgtggctctggtcaaaagcagtgcactaaatgATTCATTTGGGATAGGGTAAACTCTCAGATTGAGCCAAGGCAATGTGATGTGGGACTTAACATCAGGAGACACGTGACATGCAGGGTCATAATTAGATCTGGTGATGAGGGTTGAGTTCATTCTTTTTCAATTCCATCAAAAACGAAGTGTCACTTTTGCACTAGTTCTTATCAAGGAGCATTTCATATGTTTGGTTTCAAACCATCAGTGGAATTGACTAAGCAGCTGAAAATCAATGATCCATgcgatgttataacaaaatgcaGCATAATGAAGCCATGGGTTTGATATGCAGACTGCTCTGGAAGCGAGCCTGCCTgccagtctgtttcagcattaGCCAGCTCCATTGAGGCGGTCTTGGCAGTGAGGCCAGGGACAGTGGAGTTACCTGCTGCTGAGGCAGGCTGTTAGACAGGCTATTTTGATGCCACGGGGGAGCTGGATGTGGAAGCTCAGAATGAAATGGCACTTATGCTTGTAAACACCAACAGTGGCGGAATTCTCAGACTTAAcccacgctgtgtgtgtgtgtgtgttggtttgtgtgtgcgtgcatgtgcgcgTCTGTGTTTGTAGGGTCCCAGGGACACGCCCAACGCCCGAGCCGCCCAGCTTGGTCCTCAGTCTCTGGTCAACCTCTTCAATTCTCCTCTCTACTCTGATGTAATTTTTATGGTGCAAGGCAAGTTCACACACCCCAGACAATTACATGTAGTGCCAGGTCACCTTTTTTTATTAAACATGATTAGCTGATTCCTTCATTGGGGGCTCTCAGGGAGTCAGTCCATTTCATTATTGCACCGAATAGAGAAAATGCCGTCAACATAATTCAGGGTGCTTCGTATGACATACACTTGCTATACAATAACCACAGTGCAACAAGGTCCTTTAGAAATGCATGTACAATTCATGTCTTTATGTGCAATTATTGTATCTTTTTTGGGGTATAAACACTCAGTAATGTTAAAAATCCCCTGATATTATGTTACAGATATGTGTGTACATTTTTTTAATGCCTTTGATGCAGCAACTGTACATTTTTCTTTTTAACAATGAGAAACTACTGCATGGTGACGCCAGGCTCCAAGTGCATTAGCAATCATCTACAATAACCCATATAATGAAATGCATTTATTTTCTGCTCCTGACACTTCAAAATGTCCACTTTGCTTCACCTGTGCTGCATCCAACTGTAGAGAGCACTTTCATGAGTGTAACAATGCCTGTCATTAGATGGAAAATACTTCAAGACAACCATTATGTCATGCTTTATAGCGGTCATAAGGTCTGGGTTAATTAAAATGACCCATTCCTGAAAGGCATCAATTTATAACTATGACAGTTTTAGATTAAATTCACCTTGCACCTAGACTGTGTATGAGAAGATCATTCAGTAGATATGATTGGCTGATGTGAAGCTGTAATGTGGAAGCTTGTCAGAAAAGTACAAGAAACCGACAATAGCTGTAGCTATTATCCTCAGCTGTATCGTGAAAACCTTCCGTCTTACAACTGGGGTCTGTCAGGGAAACGATTAGCAGCATGTTACCGAAAACCACCATTcaacccctctcctccagcaacCTCTCCCGGAGGTCTTGCTGTGAAGGAGACTGTATAAAGGAGAATGGATTCTAATTCTCAGTAAGTTGGTCAAAATAAGGATTCAATTTAAAAACAGACTGTGTTTCAGGGAGTGTGTTACCGGCTCACCGGGCGGTCCTGGTGGCCCGCTGTGATGTCATGGCGGCTATGTTCAGCGGGAAGTATGCGGAGGCACGGAGTCGGGTGGTGCCCATCCACGGAGTCTCCTCTGacaccttcctctccttcctggaGTACCTTTACACTGACACCTGCTGTCCTGGTGGGTCCACTGCAGTGCAGGAACAAAAACAGGCTCATTATAGGCCGGGGCCCACCCACTTTAGACTGCTGTATCTGAAAACGCTACTACCGGTAGCTGTCAAATCCTTTCTTCCTCCGCCCTTGTTTCCTCAATTCCTCACCTCACTCTCTAAGTTCATTGGAAGAGGAGGTCCGAGGGAGGGACCGTGGATCCTCTCCGCCAATGTGCTATTAGGGGAGTGTGTGTAATTGAGGAAACAAGGACGTGTGAAGCAAGAATTTGAGGGCTAGAAACGTTTTCGCACACAGCCCAGGGGTGGCTTACCCTCCTCCTGGACAACTACGGAGTATGCACTCTTTTGCTGCAGCCTTGCTCTCACTCAGTGTTTCAagcttgatgagttggttatttgaatcagctgtgtagtattAGGGCAAAACAATTTAACGTGCACCCAGGAGGGGAcacaggaccaagtttgggaaaccctgctctaacTAACACTTGGATTCAGCAAATTAAGGTCATTATTATGAGCAGCTGATTCTCTAGAAGCAGGTGTGATTCagcagggctggagcaaaagctTACAAACCCAGGAGAACAGAATCCTAAACTTAAGATAAAGATGTATTTCTATCTGCAACCTGTCAGTGAACATGCCCCAGGTCCTCAGTGCTGCTCAGTACAGGCTGGGAAAATGAATGGCGGTGGATTTACTCTCAGATGGAACTAACAGTATCTCATAAGCCCCAGAGGGATTTGACTGACAGCTCCCCCAAAATGATTGACAGGCTGGGGGAAGATCAAGAGCAATTGGAGTGGACACCGTGACACTACGATATGAAGGATAGTACTGTAGGCCGATTTGTTTGAAGCAGGAGGGattttgtgtgtttgtgatgtTATCTTGGGGTTGATATGTTTCCCAGCTGGTTAATGTGATATGACAGTACagcgacgtgtgtgtgtgtgtgttataaatcACAAGTGTGCATTTCAACCACAATTTACAATCAAATTTGTGCATGAGTATGATCATTTTCTAAACGAGGTTCCAGTATGtttgactgagtgtgtgtgtgtgtgtgtccagccagTGTATTGCAGGCCATGGCCGTGCTGGTCTGTGCAGAGATGTACCAGGTGAAGCGTCTGCAGCacctgtgtgaggtgtgtgtatgCGCCTACCTCCAGAGCATGCCTAGCCGAGAGCTGGCATCAACCAGCATCAGTGTGATCCGCCTTCTCCGCAGGGCTAAggttagtgtatgtgtgtgagagatatacagttgaagtcggaagtttacatataccttagccaaatacatttaaactcagtttcacaattcctgacatttaatcctagtaaaaattccatcttaggtcagtttattttaagaatgtgatatgtcagaataatagtagggatttatttaagcttttatttctttcatcacattcctagagggtcagaagtttacatacactcaattaatatttggtagcattgccttcaaatagtataacttgggtcaaacgtttcaggtagtcttccacaagcttcccacaataagttgggtgaattttggcccattcctcctgacagagctggtgtaactgagtcaggtttgtaggcctccttgctcgcacacgctatttctgcccacaaatgttttataggattgaggtttatttatttatttatttatttttaccagaggacatttctccaaaaagtacgatctttgtccccatgtgcagttgcaaaccgtagtctggcttttttaatggaggttttggagcagtggcttcttccttgctgagcgaacgttcaggttatgtcgatataggacttgttttactgtggatataaatacttttgtactggtttcctccagcatcttcacaagatcctttgctgttgttctgggattgatttgcactattCACACCAAAGTACGAATCTCCTTCCTGAACGCGTCtccagaacgcgtctccttcctgagcggtatgacggctgcgtggtcccatggtgtttatacgtgtgtactattgtttgtacagatgaacgtggtaccttcaggcgtttggaaattgctcccaaggatgaacaagacttgtggaggtcttggctaatttcttttgattttcccatgatgtcaagcaaagaggcactgagtttgaaggtaggccttgaaatacatccacaggtatacctccaattgactcaaatgatgtcaattagcctaccagaagcttctaaagacatgacataattttctggatttttcaaagctgtttaaaggcactgtcaatttagtgtatgtaaacttctgaccaactggaattgtgatacagtgaattataagtgaaatattttGTCTGTGAACAATTTTTGGGAAAAATTATTGTCATGCAcaacgtagatgtcctaaccgatttgccaaaactatagtttgttaacaagaaatttgtggagtggttgaaaaacaagttttaatgacaccaacctaagtgtatgtgaacttccgactccATTCCAAATCGACCCCTACTCCTTAACGTCTCCAAAACATTGGAAGCAATATGGTGAAGATTCTCACAACCATAAACTCATATTCAGATATACAGGAGTGCCTAGAGCAGGGCTGTTCAATTCCGGTCCCTGTGGGCCAAATCACTTCTGGTTCATATTTTTAACTGGTAGTAaattgcactcacctggtgtcccaggtctgaatcagtccctggtttgaaggAGGGCATGAAAACCAGATGTGTTTTGGCCCTCCAGGACCAGAATTGAACAGCCCTGTCCTAGGGGAAGGATTTGGTATTCAGCAAGAGTATGTATGTGTTCTCTTTTCTGTGTATGTGGCTAGCTCCCACAATCCTCAATGGTCTCCTTTCCTTCACAACCTGACAAAGACCATGGGTCTATCATCTGACCATGGTTCTAAATAATATTCCTCTGCTTGTATCCATTCCTTATCTGCACTGACAAACTTCTCCAGCAGCATCCTCCacattgctttccagagagatgaGACAAGGAGAAAACAattgactattgagatgcaccccttgGTTTCAACAAGGTTTATAACTCTGTGCCAATAAAGAGAGAAATTATTAAATAATGCtagtattttttatatatttttttacaatccTTACCACAAACCTGAGAGGATGTGGTTGGTGAAAGCCACTTGTATCCTAAGCTGTGAAGCGTTTCTACCATTGTGCTGTCACCTATCCAGCTTTCAGGTCATTAGTTAAAAAAGCTT encodes:
- the rhobtb3 gene encoding rho-related BTB domain-containing protein 3; this encodes MSIHIVALGSECPGGVRPGEEAMGQGQLQGGLLWSYLGHGAVAGGPEESSLSNSAFMEYTSRVFGDVTVVVQDCPSWDLLDSDWASVRSVLEQADILVIKYSVNDKLAFQQVRNGYAPRLRPLLHHWGMPVILVAVGARLNDEGPPCTCPLCASDWSSCVPHSEGLQLSRDLGATYLELPSLNHVFVSRYFGSVLEYFMIQCLKQKANDRPEKRRGNKLNEPRPPHLEQPARLPPIRVEESSFSQDLQWLLERGVQFADVAFYAGDSGKELGWGHAAVLCAVSPYFRQLLLGPKARERPISRCACRGDGRGDGGPPSLLSTWDGGLGKEDGLRPDGHLAGRLSRLVVKDPLLCLCLWETLMFLYRGAWEWEHLQEAMGEKLNNSLAVAQLMDRIRSFLGRDKGPRDTPNARAAQLGPQSLVNLFNSPLYSDVIFMVQGNVLPAHRAVLVARCDVMAAMFSGKYAEARSRVVPIHGVSSDTFLSFLEYLYTDTCCPASVLQAMAVLVCAEMYQVKRLQHLCEVCVCAYLQSMPSRELASTSISVIRLLRRAKCHNAEQLYVWLLHFIANNYLIFSHKPDFLELSEEEREQVERLRWPSRGYLQELSEYQQRRRKLKKSRCLVM